A window of Saccharomyces paradoxus chromosome XIII, complete sequence contains these coding sequences:
- the ATP25 gene encoding Atp25p (Mitochondrial protein required for the stability of Oli1p (Atp9p) mRNA~similar to YMR098C) has translation MKKLCLLPFHSRRIRMANIPFAISLKQSLPPLHSHNTAGNYSTKGENDNHEQRHLSKNSTFAPLETPWYLKIVGNEKELMEDKKENGNQTDKAVELPEASPNSLRKITDLLTDKLGLDDFLVFDLRENSPNSVSAVNKLGDFMIICTARSTKHCHKSFLELNKFLKQEFCGSAYVEGNFNERQESRRKRRLARKSNLSKLLGRSSEGSTKDSNSEAWYMIDCHVDGIFVNILTQKRRNELNLEELYAPETEKSKFQNSEPDNVSTLSKMNEISSDDNILLGLRRLAQQRRRYSTSNSNELSKLRHFLQKQDFKEASRIIYNSPVSQAHNIRTLEHMKNSLEDFVGKGRDVDVAQWKSLFDEHSTLLTLRQSTVYWPLRLEYAILLNRANPQFYSDRVFLKDYLLLKKSLGQELTRKDLIALLEIVLKTQHSSHSYFNLVKQNRVVVRALSLFKGLQREGDSSVLYDEKVISLLLNSMVADERVKLRSLYETIDHICQTFGDKLTSNMVISILQSLAKIKDWTKLLQVWEAIAPTAGEGQDTRPWNEFINVLNQSGDGHIISKIVNNGHLLWIKRLNVNLTPELRSSIKALLKTAGMENSALEEFLIRGANNQ, from the coding sequence ATGAAAAAGCTCTGTCTACTGCCCTTCCATAGCCGGAGGATTCGTATGGCCAATATTCCTTTTGCCATATCGTTGAAGCAGAGCCTTCCCCCTCTTCATAGTCACAACACAGCAGGAAATTACTCGACGAAAGGCGAGAATGACAACCATGAACAACGCCACCTATCCAAAAACTCTACTTTTGCCCCTTTAGAGACACCCTGGTATCTCAAGATTGTTGGCAATGAAAAGGAACTAATggaagataaaaaagaaaatggcaaCCAGACGGACAAGGCAGTCGAGTTACCTGAAGCCTCTCCAAACTCattgagaaaaataacGGACCTCTTGACTGATAAACTTGGTCTGGATGACTTCCTGGTTTTCGATTTACGGGAGAACAGCCCAAATTCTGTTTCAGCCGTTAATAAATTGGGCGACTTCATGATCATATGCACAGCAAGATCTACCAAACATTGCCATAAAAGTTTCTTGGAGTTGAACAAGTTTTTAAAGCAAGAATTCTGTGGTAGTGCATACGTCGAAGGAAACTTCAATGAACGACAAGAaagcagaagaaaaagaagattagCGAGGAAATCCAACCTTAGTAAGTTATTAGGTAGAAGCTCTGAAGGCTCTACAAAAGACTCAAATAGTGAAGCGTGGTACATGATCGATTGTCATGTTGATGgtatttttgtaaatattttgacaCAGAAGAGGCGTAATGAATTGAATTTAGAAGAGCTATATGCTCCTGAAACTGAGAAATCCAAGTTCCAAAATTCAGAGCCAGACAATGTTTCTActctttcaaagatgaaCGAAATTTCAAGCGACgataatattcttttagGCCTAAGAAGATTAGCCCAGCAAAGAAGGAGGTACTCAACTAGTAATTCAAACGAACTAAGTAAGTTAAGACACTTCCTGCAGAAGCAAGATTTTAAAGAGGCTAGTAGGATAATTTACAATAGCCCCGTTAGCCAAGCTCACAATATACGTACTTTAGAGCACATGAAGAATAGTTTAGAGGATTTTGTGGGAAAAGGGAGGGATGTAGATGTTGCTCAATGGAAATCCTTATTTGACGAACATTCAACATTGTTAACCTTAAGGCAATCGACTGTATACTGGCCATTACGGCTAGAATATGCCATACTTTTGAACAGGGCAAATCCGCAATTTTATTCGGATCGTGTTTTCCTCAAGGATTATctacttttgaaaaaatcgttGGGGCAAGAGTTAACGAGGAAAGATCTAATTGCTCTTTTAGAAATAGTTCTGAAAACGCAACACTCTAGTCATTCATATTTCAATCTAGTAAAGCAAAACAGGGTGGTGGTCAGAGCTTTGAGCTTATTTAAAGGTCTACAAAGAGAGGGCGATAGTTCAGTTCTTTACGATGAAAAAGTAAtatctcttcttttaaATTCCATGGTAGCGGATGAACGCGTGAAATTAAGATCATTGTACGAGACAATAGACCACATTTGCCAAACCTTTGGAGATAAATTAACTTCAAACATGGTCATCTCAATATTACAAAGCTTAGCTAAAATCAAAGACTGGACCAAACTACTTCAAGTTTGGGAAGCTATCGCACCAACGGCAGGGGAGGGTCAGGACACGAGGCCATGGAATGAATTTATAAACGTTCTTAATCAAAGTGGTGATGGTCACATTATCTCAAAAATCGTAAATAATGGTCATTTACTATGGATTAAACGTCTGAATGTCAACTTAACGCCAGAATTACGCAGCTCCATTAAGGCGTTATTAAAGACCGCTGGAATGGAGAATTCTGCATTGGAAGAGTTCTTAATCCGTGGAGCAAACAACCAATAA
- the SRT1 gene encoding ditrans,polycis-polyprenyl diphosphate synthase (Cis-prenyltransferase~similar to YMR101C), which translates to MKVPSIIHIQLVALRRLLVETKEQICFAVRSVFQKIFAWVMSLSLFSWLYITVQNLLIKALSVGPVPEHVSFIMDGNRRYAKARRLPVKKGHEAGGLTLLTLLYICKRLGVKCVSAYAFSIENFNRPKEEVDTLMNLFTVKLDEFAKRANDYKDPLYGSKIRIVGDQSLLSPEMRKRIEKVEDITKNGDDFTLYICFPYTSRNDMLHTIRDSVQDLLENKSPSRINIKKFTNKMYMDFYSNKCELLIRTSGHRRLSDYMLWQVHENATIEFSDTLWPNFSFFAMYLMILKWSFFSTIQRYNEKNRSLFEKVYEGVPSILKRKKPSMPLYQFPNPPLSVSVTGEE; encoded by the coding sequence ATGAAAGTACCCAGTATTATTCACATTCAGCTTGTGGCCCTAAGAAGGCTACTGGTAGAAACCAAAGAACAGATCTGCTTTGCAGTAAGAAGTGTATTTCAGAAGATATTTGCGTGGGTTATGTCATTAAGCTTGTTTTCATGGCTTTATATAACTgttcaaaatcttttgatAAAAGCATTGAGCGTAGGACCAGTGCCCGAACATGTCTCCTTCATCATGGATGGTAACCGTAGATATGCTAAAGCACGAAGGCTACCAGTAAAAAAAGGTCATGAAGCTGGTGGTCTAACACTACTAACACTGCTCTATATCTGCAAAAGGTTGGGCGTAAAATGTGTTTCCGCATATGCgttttctattgaaaatttcaatagaccaaaagaagaagtagatACGCTAATGAATTTATTTACAGTAAAGCTTGATGAATTTGCCAAAAGAGCCAATGATTATAAGGATCCTTTATACGGATCTAAAATAAGAATAGTAGGTGACCAATCTTTACTTTCCCCCGAAATGAGgaaaagaattgaaaaagtggAAGACATAACAAAGAATGGAGACGATTTcactttatatatatgttttcCATATACTTCGAGAAATGACATGTTGCATACAATTCGCGATTCAGTTCAGGAccttttggaaaataaaTCACCAAGTAGGattaatataaaaaaattcactAATAAAATGTACATGGATTTCTATTCCAATAAATGTGAACTATTGATCAGAACCAGTGGGCATAGAAGGCTGTCGGACTATATGCTATGGCAAGTGCATGAAAATGCCACCATTGAATTTAGCGATACGTTGTGGCCGAATTTTAGCTTCTTTGCTATGTATTTAATGATTCTCAAATGGTCCTTCTTTTCCACCATTCAAAGATATAATGAGAAGAATCGCTCGTTGTTTGAAAAGGTTTACGAAGGCGTTCCCTCTATActtaaaagaaagaaaccATCCATGCCATTATATCAATTTCCAAACCCTCCTCTTTCCGTCTCGGTTACAGGAGAAGAATGA
- a CDS encoding glucose-6-phosphate 1-epimerase (Glucose-6-phosphate 1-epimerase (hexose-6-phosphate mutarotase)~similar to YMR099C), producing MPIKETDKEVILTHPADDTTSVRILKYGATVYSWKLKSEEQLWLSTAAKLDGSKPVRGGIPLVFPVFGKNSTDEYLSKLPQHGLARNSTWEFLGQTKENPPTVQFGLKPEIANPELTKLWPMDFLLILTIELGSDHLKTAIEVENTSSSKELKFNWLFHTYFRIEDIEGTMVSNLAGMKLYDQLLKESYVDKHPVVTFNQETDVIYQNVSAERAIQIVDKGVQIHTLKRYNLPDTVVWNPWIEKSQGMADFEPKTGYQQMICIEPGHVHDFITLAPGKKWNAYQLLCKEELKYQAIQ from the coding sequence ATGCCTATCAAAGAAACCGATAAAGAAGTTATTTTAACTCATCCAGCTGATGACACAACTAGCGTTCGTATCCTAAAGTACGGTGCAACAGTTTATTCCTGGAAGTTGAAATCAGAAGAACAGCTGTGGTTATCTACAGCTGCTAAACTGGATGGTAGTAAACCTGTGAGAGGTGGTATACCTTTGGTATTTCCTGTGTTCGGGAAGAATAGCACTGATGAATATTTGAGTAAGTTACCCCAACATGGTCTTGCAAGAAATTCTACTTGGGAGTTTTTAGGCCAAACTAAGGAAAATCCACCGACCGTGCAGTTTGGTTTGAAACCAGAAATCGCTAACCCAGAATTGACTAAGTTGTGGCCAatggattttcttttgattttaacTATCGAGTTGGGCTCCGATCATTTGAAAACAGCCATAGAAGTAGAAAACACATCTAGTTCCAAGGAATTGAAATTCAATTGGTTGTTTCATACATATTTCCGCATCGAGGATATTGAAGGAACAATGGTCTCTAATTTAGCTGGTATGAAACTTTACGACCAATTATTGAAGGAATCTTATGTTGATAAGCACCCAGTGGTGACTTTCAATCAAGAAACTGATgtaatttatcaaaatgtcAGCGCCGAACGTGCCATTCAAATCGTTGACAAGGGCGTTCAAATTCATACTTTAAAGAGATACAACCTGCCAGATACTGTTGTTTGGAATCCATGGATTGAGAAGTCTCAGGGGATGGCTGATTTCGAACCAAAAACTGGTTACCAACAAATGATATGTATTGAACCTGGTCATGTTCATGATTTTATTACCCTGGCTCCTGGTAAAAAATGGAATGCTTATCAATTACTTTgtaaagaagaattgaaatACCAAGCCATTCAATAA
- the MUB1 gene encoding MYND-type zinc finger protein MUB1 (MYND domain-containing protein~similar to YMR100W) produces MRDSNHRSLTSNKPIVTITSTVYDRRALDINSSIPLINSLNYLTYLTSNSSKVRETVANDGALERLVSILRSCHLSLFELLDLDLEVFSEHENIKNLWKEKRLALCAWKWTLTFQCLVLTGTRGTEQIRKKVVMSGVLSVLVTVLDNYLLYHRNYDFIKDQTMTFDFKGITTETMYKFMRKDENETYQQYIEFITGQDKLKLSNDKDFLNERLVAPSMTIPTDFSDIWLRFADLASNFSPDREKHDSDIDIGSETESKNFDAYKNFFSQPDVNRPTISTPREFFLGRIVPKQDDVIWSLQLLAFVSKYTYMKSTLQNVELVESLSFRSMATKIKQRISEENDLEEQERNVTVKFSSLYPYLSKNSEKNLRDKAPDTSKMDPFFKELEELSYRCQQEQNEISNNHCPVLNLFERYRVPKPSDNNAYGKDKERINLRKKISDNFERCWSYEKMNKGLTNSVCKNKVPSNVVNIFPLVEKYTVSTENTHDIIYWSSVIMRNSCRKNEILGVRQCANFSCGKWEDFPRQFAKCRRCKRTKYCSRKCQLKAWGYHRYWCHEVGSSHMRSTNTTTGVNTPNEPSSLNTTATTAADVSNSTSTFTPNISTTVPDEISNTDENSIPE; encoded by the coding sequence ATGAGAGACTCTAATCATCGATCATTGACGTCGAATAAGCCGATAGTAACAATAACATCTACCGTTTATGACCGAAGAGCATTGGATATCAACTCTAGCATTCCATTAATAAACTCATTAAACTACTTAACATATCTAACctcaaattcatcaaaagtTAGAGAAACGGTGGCCAACGATGGTGCCCTGGAACGATTGGTCTCAATATTGAGAAGTTGTCATTTGAGTTTATTTGAGTTGTTGGATTTGGATTTAGAAGTCTTCAGTGAGCACGAAAACATTAAGAATTtatggaaagaaaaaagactGGCACTATGTGCTTGGAAATGGACTTTAACGTTCCAGTGTTTAGTATTAACAGGCACTAGAGGAACGGAACAAATTCGGAAAAAAGTGGTAATGTCTGGCGTCTTATCTGTGCTGGTCACAGTATTGGATAACTATTTACTATATCACAGAAATTATGATTTCATCAAAGACCAAACTATGacttttgattttaaagGAATAACCACGGAAACAATGTATAAATTCATgagaaaagatgaaaatgaaacataTCAACAGTATATAGAGTTCATTACAGGTCAGgataaattgaaattgtcaaatgataaagacTTTCTAAACGAACGATTAGTGGCACCATCTATGACAATTCCAACTGATTTTAGCGATATATGGCTCCGGTTTGCAGACCTAGCTAGCAATTTTAGTCCTGATCGCGAAAAACATGACAgtgatattgatattggTAGTGAAAcagaaagtaaaaattttgatgcATATAAGAATTTCTTCTCACAACCGGACGTTAATAGACCTACAATTTCCACTCCACGTGAATTTTTTCTCGGAAGGATTGTCCCAAAACAAGACGACGTTATCTGGTCGCTTCAGTTATTAGCTTTTGTTTCTAAGTATACGTATATGAAATCAACCCTCCAAAATGTTGAGCTGGTTGAATCTCTATCATTTAGAAGTATGGCTACCAAAATTAAACAGAGAATCTCAGAAGAGAACGATttagaagaacaagagaGAAACGTAACCGTtaagttttcttcattatacCCttatttatcaaaaaattctgaaaaaaatcttagAGACAAGGCACCAGATACTAGTAAGATGGatccattttttaaagaattggaagaacTTTCATACAGATGtcaacaagaacaaaatgaaatatctAATAATCACTGTCCGGTTCTTAATTTGTTTGAGCGCTATCGGGTACCGAAACCTAGCGACAACAATGCCTATGGTAAGGATAAGGAAAGAATTAAtttgagaaagaaaatatctgATAACTTTGAAAGGTGCTGGAGCTACGAAAAGATGAACAAAGGATTAACAAATAGCGTCTGCAAAAACAAGGTACCATCAAATGTTGTAAACATCTTTCCTTTAGTCGAGAAATATACTGTGAGTACAGAAAATACACATGACATCATATACTGGAGTTCTGTCATTATGAGGAATTCCTGCcgaaaaaatgaaattttaggTGTACGTCAATGTGCCAATTTTTCATGCGGAAAATGGGAAGATTTTCCCAGACAATTTGCAAAATGTCGTCGATGTAAAAGGACAAAGTATTGCTCAAGAAAGTGTCAATTAAAAGCATGGGGCTATCATAGGTATTGGTGTCACGAAGTTGGGTCAAGTCATATGAGATCCACGAATACCACCACAGGCGTCAATACCCCAAATGAGCCGAGTTCCTTAAACACCACTGCTACTACTGCAGCTGATGTTTCGAATTCTACCAGTACTTTCACGCCTAATATATCCACCACCGTACCTGATGAAATAAGCAATACGGATGAAAATAGCATACCTGAGTAA